A region from the Nesterenkonia lacusekhoensis genome encodes:
- a CDS encoding IS3 family transposase (programmed frameshift) encodes MTSKRRRHTPEQIIRKLQDAEKLQAEGHDVAATARELGVTEATYYRWKNQYGGLKAEDAKRLKELQKQNDRLKKLLAEAELEKAALKELAGGKLLSPDRRRAAARHLMATMGISERRATALAGLARSAFRRALKSENAGDPDAGLRAWLRAYAKDHPRWGYRRAYHDARAEGWAVNHKKVQRLWREEGLRVPVRRRRKRVGSSTAEAPQADAPNVVWAVDFQFDADETGRAIKIASIVDEHTRECLGGIVARSITGDDLTAHLDAIAADRGLPEVLRCDNGPELICHAMADWAGEVTGIHYIPPGAPWRNGYVESFNSRIRDECLNITSFWSLTHARVIITDWKKEYNTIRRHSALGYRSPAEYAEICTH; translated from the exons TCCGGAAGCTCCAAGACGCTGAGAAGCTCCAGGCAGAAGGCCACGACGTCGCCGCCACCGCCCGCGAACTGGGAGTCACCGAGGCCACCTACTACCGGTGGAAGAACCAATACGGCGGGCTCAAAGCCGAAGACGCCAAACGGCTGAAGGAACTTCAGAAGCAAAACGACCGGCTCAAGAAGCTCCTGGCCGAGGCGGAGCTGGAGAAGGCCGCGCTGAAGGAGCTGGCGG GAGGGAAACTTCTAAGCCCGGACCGGCGCCGAGCAGCTGCGCGACACCTGATGGCCACCATGGGCATCAGTGAACGCAGAGCCACCGCGCTGGCCGGGCTTGCCCGATCCGCCTTCCGCCGGGCACTGAAGTCTGAGAACGCTGGTGATCCTGATGCTGGGCTGCGGGCCTGGCTACGGGCTTATGCAAAGGACCACCCGCGCTGGGGCTACCGGCGGGCCTATCATGATGCCCGAGCCGAGGGCTGGGCGGTCAACCATAAGAAGGTCCAGCGGCTCTGGCGTGAAGAGGGCCTGCGGGTTCCGGTGAGACGTCGACGCAAACGCGTGGGGTCCTCCACCGCGGAAGCCCCGCAGGCGGACGCGCCGAATGTGGTGTGGGCGGTGGACTTCCAATTCGACGCCGATGAGACGGGCCGGGCGATCAAGATCGCCTCGATCGTCGATGAGCACACTCGCGAATGCCTGGGCGGGATCGTGGCCCGCAGCATCACCGGTGATGACCTCACCGCCCACCTCGACGCTATCGCCGCTGACCGGGGGCTTCCAGAGGTCCTACGGTGTGACAACGGCCCGGAGCTGATCTGCCACGCGATGGCCGACTGGGCCGGGGAGGTCACGGGGATCCACTACATCCCGCCGGGTGCGCCGTGGCGCAATGGGTACGTGGAGTCCTTCAACAGCAGGATCCGGGATGAGTGCCTGAACATCACCAGCTTCTGGTCTTTGACCCATGCTCGGGTGATCATCACGGATTGGAAGAAGGAATACAACACCATCCGGCGCCACTCAGCGCTCGGGTACCGCAGCCCGGCTGAGTATGCTGAAATCTGTACCCATTGA